Proteins from a genomic interval of Rhodococcoides fascians A25f:
- a CDS encoding pirin family protein encodes MSASLTAHIDVHRAGDRLKTRVSWLDSKHSFSFGQHYDPDNTHHGLLLVNNDDIVTAGQGFETHPHRDMEIVTWVVQGSLVHQDSIGHSGIIYPGLAQRMSAGKGIMHSEKNDSWNIDGNRHTEPVRFVQMWVLPDSPGTTPGYEQLEIGDELLRGGLVTVASGMEKHRGEAAIGISQKSAALHAARLLPGKSVTVPDAPFVHVFVARGTVSMEGVGELYEGDAVRMSSTGGQRITATEPAEVLIWEMHSRLGG; translated from the coding sequence ATGTCCGCTTCACTGACCGCCCACATCGATGTGCACCGCGCAGGTGATCGACTGAAAACCCGTGTGTCCTGGCTGGACTCGAAACATTCGTTCTCCTTCGGCCAGCACTACGACCCCGACAACACCCATCACGGACTGCTGCTGGTCAACAACGACGACATCGTCACTGCCGGTCAGGGTTTCGAGACGCACCCGCATCGCGACATGGAAATCGTCACCTGGGTGGTGCAGGGTTCGCTGGTGCACCAGGACTCCATAGGCCATTCCGGAATCATCTATCCCGGACTCGCGCAACGGATGAGCGCGGGCAAGGGCATCATGCACTCGGAGAAGAACGACTCCTGGAACATCGACGGCAATCGGCACACCGAACCCGTTCGCTTCGTGCAGATGTGGGTGTTGCCGGACAGTCCTGGCACCACGCCCGGATACGAACAACTCGAAATCGGCGACGAGTTGCTGCGCGGCGGGCTGGTCACCGTGGCGTCGGGCATGGAGAAGCACCGCGGGGAGGCCGCGATCGGCATCTCACAGAAGTCGGCGGCGCTGCACGCCGCCAGGTTGTTGCCCGGGAAATCGGTAACGGTGCCGGACGCGCCTTTCGTCCATGTCTTCGTCGCCCGCGGCACCGTCTCGATGGAGGGCGTCGGTGAACTGTACGAGGGCGATGCCGTCCGCATGAGTTCGACTGGCGGACAACGCATTACCGCTACCGAGCCGGCCGAGGTGCTGATCTGGGAGATGCACTCGCGTCTCGGTGGCTGA
- a CDS encoding GGDEF domain-containing protein — MQSPFLRTWWNQPHSYESVVSYLDLHGALTPYRLAASLSTFSYGLGAAALLLLTDTPPASTIARAIFVVAIVSTLVVGIAWLRAPWPSKRVSVTFAAYSDIGTTSVLLAYGSPQAAILALAMLAANSVYVQLFHSPRVMALHLLWAGTAVTLFFVLILLSPDTDHGLAVAQLVVLIPITFMGPTFFQYLLLKLQVQAQAANFDPLTQVRNRRGLDEALPVYFLGAGNVAVMVVDVDRFKSINDRFGHHQGDTALQLVARRLTKDGVLVARVGGEEFAVVTKLAAHEARALAEEYRNAAHSAGDSAPLTVSIGVAHCTYPSAEGSGIGADVVALTTRLLRRADAAMYEAKKQGGNQVAVADLSARGDLTT, encoded by the coding sequence GTGCAGTCTCCATTCCTGCGCACGTGGTGGAACCAGCCGCACAGCTACGAGTCGGTGGTGAGCTACCTCGATCTGCACGGTGCGCTCACACCGTATCGACTCGCCGCATCACTGAGCACCTTCTCCTACGGGCTCGGTGCGGCCGCACTGCTGCTGCTCACCGACACACCTCCGGCCTCGACGATCGCCAGGGCGATCTTCGTCGTCGCGATCGTCTCGACGCTCGTGGTCGGTATTGCCTGGCTGAGGGCCCCATGGCCCTCCAAGCGCGTGTCCGTGACGTTCGCCGCGTACTCGGACATCGGAACGACATCGGTTCTGTTGGCCTACGGATCACCTCAGGCCGCCATCTTGGCCCTCGCGATGCTCGCCGCCAACAGCGTCTACGTCCAGCTCTTCCACAGTCCGAGAGTCATGGCGCTGCATCTACTGTGGGCCGGAACGGCCGTGACGCTCTTCTTCGTGCTGATCCTGCTGTCACCCGACACCGATCACGGCCTGGCCGTCGCGCAGCTCGTGGTGCTGATACCCATCACGTTCATGGGCCCGACGTTCTTCCAGTACCTGCTGCTCAAGCTTCAGGTACAAGCCCAGGCGGCCAACTTCGATCCACTCACCCAGGTGCGCAATCGTCGAGGCCTGGACGAGGCATTACCGGTCTACTTCCTCGGTGCAGGCAACGTTGCAGTGATGGTCGTGGACGTGGACAGGTTCAAGTCGATCAACGACCGGTTCGGTCATCACCAGGGCGACACGGCGCTGCAGCTCGTCGCGCGTCGGTTGACGAAGGACGGTGTGTTGGTCGCCAGGGTGGGCGGTGAGGAGTTCGCGGTGGTGACCAAGTTGGCCGCACACGAGGCCAGAGCATTGGCCGAAGAGTATCGAAATGCAGCGCACTCGGCGGGGGACTCCGCGCCGCTGACGGTGAGCATAGGTGTCGCGCACTGCACGTACCCCAGTGCCGAAGGCTCCGGGATCGGTGCCGACGTCGTCGCACTCACCACGCGATTGTTACGACGAGCAGACGCGGCGATGTACGAAGCCAAGAAGCAAGGCGGCAACCAGGTGGCGGTGGCGGACCTGTCGGCCCGAGGTGATCTGACTACCTGA
- a CDS encoding ABC transporter permease — MSGLSGTGALLRLYLRRDRLVAPIWVVLLGALPLLYAVSFEGLYPTAADRQAFYLGTEAVPAQAALVGPIFGSDLGALVAWRAGLMLTLVPLAAILTVVRHTRGEEDAGRTELIGSTAVGRYAGLTAAVLLAGGGVVATGMLAFISLWAFGLPMTGSLAFGASIVVVGAVFVGCAALAAQVASGARVARGYALGVLAAAFVLRAIGDIGSGTLSWFSPIGWSAQVRPFADERWWPLLLSLAAAAAFCAAAFVAASRRDLGSGLRAERRGRVAAVPSLSGPVALAWRLSRGTIVVWTVGLALFGIVIGSSTDGIGDQLGSSTAISDALGKFGGTTLEQSFIAAVLSIVGIMVAAHSVSALLRLHSEEEAGLAEIVLATGTSRLRWLAGHLLLAVLGPAWLLLVVGLAVGLTYGSATGDIAGELPSVLGGALGQLPAVWVVTAIGVALFGAVPRFATVLWAVLGGFVALGQIASVVGLPQPWLDLSPFTHVPRLPGGAFSLEPFGWLLVVAIVVGAVGSGAFRRRDIRG, encoded by the coding sequence ATGAGCGGCCTGAGCGGGACGGGGGCACTGCTGCGGTTGTACCTGCGCCGCGATCGCCTGGTAGCGCCGATATGGGTCGTTCTGCTCGGAGCGCTCCCGCTGCTGTACGCGGTCAGCTTCGAGGGGCTGTATCCGACGGCGGCAGACCGGCAAGCGTTCTATCTCGGCACCGAGGCAGTGCCGGCACAAGCAGCGCTCGTCGGACCGATCTTCGGCAGCGACCTCGGTGCCCTGGTGGCGTGGCGCGCCGGCCTGATGCTCACCCTCGTTCCCTTGGCGGCGATCCTCACCGTCGTGCGGCACACCCGCGGTGAAGAGGACGCGGGGCGCACCGAGCTGATCGGGTCGACTGCAGTGGGCAGGTACGCAGGGCTGACAGCGGCCGTGTTGCTTGCCGGCGGCGGCGTTGTGGCGACGGGAATGTTGGCGTTCATCTCGCTGTGGGCATTCGGTCTGCCGATGACCGGGAGCCTCGCGTTCGGTGCCTCGATCGTCGTCGTCGGTGCGGTGTTCGTCGGCTGTGCGGCGCTGGCGGCACAGGTGGCGTCCGGGGCGCGTGTGGCTCGCGGTTACGCCCTCGGCGTGTTGGCCGCAGCGTTCGTTCTCAGAGCGATCGGCGACATCGGCTCGGGAACCCTGTCGTGGTTCTCACCGATCGGGTGGTCGGCGCAGGTGCGGCCGTTCGCCGACGAGAGGTGGTGGCCGCTGCTGCTGTCGCTGGCGGCTGCAGCAGCGTTCTGCGCCGCGGCATTCGTGGCAGCCAGTCGACGCGATCTCGGCAGTGGTTTGCGGGCGGAGCGCCGCGGCCGGGTGGCTGCCGTTCCTTCACTGTCCGGTCCCGTCGCCCTTGCCTGGCGACTCTCTCGCGGAACCATCGTCGTCTGGACCGTCGGGCTCGCCCTGTTCGGCATCGTCATCGGATCGTCCACGGACGGGATCGGTGACCAGCTCGGCAGCAGCACTGCTATCAGTGACGCGCTCGGAAAATTCGGCGGCACCACACTCGAACAATCGTTCATTGCCGCAGTGCTGAGCATCGTCGGCATCATGGTGGCGGCCCACTCGGTATCGGCCCTGCTGCGGCTCCACAGTGAGGAAGAGGCGGGCCTGGCCGAGATCGTGCTGGCCACCGGTACCTCGCGCCTTCGGTGGCTGGCAGGGCATCTACTCCTCGCCGTTCTCGGCCCGGCGTGGCTGCTGCTGGTCGTCGGCCTCGCCGTCGGGCTGACGTACGGGTCGGCCACCGGCGATATCGCAGGCGAACTGCCGTCCGTTCTCGGTGGCGCACTGGGTCAGCTTCCGGCCGTGTGGGTGGTGACGGCCATCGGCGTGGCGTTGTTCGGTGCGGTCCCCCGGTTCGCGACCGTCCTGTGGGCGGTCCTGGGCGGCTTCGTCGCGCTCGGCCAGATCGCGTCGGTGGTCGGCTTGCCGCAGCCGTGGCTCGATCTGTCGCCCTTCACCCACGTGCCGCGATTGCCGGGAGGGGCCTTCTCTCTCGAGCCCTTCGGATGGCTCCTCGTGGTCGCCATCGTCGTCGGTGCCGTGGGATCGGGAGCATTCCGTCGAAGAGACATCCGAGGGTGA
- a CDS encoding ABC transporter ATP-binding protein, whose translation MTEAIEVDGLVKTFGSVRALDGLDLRVETGEVHGFLGPNGAGKSTTIRVLLGLVRATSGTVRLLGADPWADTVALHRRLAYVPGDVTLWPSLTGGEVIDLLGRMRGGIDATRRAELLERFALDPGKRSRTYSKGNRQKVALISALASNVELLILDEPTSGLDPLMEQHFADCVKDAARRGVTVLLSSHILSEVDALCSSVTIVKDGRTVDTGTLASMRHLTRTTVTATVDRVPDDLATLAGVTAVDVDSSGRSAGPGRTTVTCTVENEALAAVMHVLADAGVQSLVSSAPTLEELFMRYYA comes from the coding sequence ATGACCGAGGCAATCGAAGTCGACGGATTGGTGAAGACGTTCGGTTCGGTCCGGGCGCTCGACGGACTCGACCTGCGCGTCGAAACCGGGGAGGTGCACGGCTTCCTCGGTCCCAACGGAGCAGGAAAATCCACGACGATTCGCGTGCTGCTCGGGCTCGTCCGGGCGACGTCCGGCACCGTGCGACTGCTCGGCGCGGACCCGTGGGCCGACACCGTGGCGTTGCACCGACGTCTGGCCTACGTCCCGGGCGATGTGACGCTGTGGCCGTCACTGACCGGCGGTGAGGTGATCGATCTGCTCGGACGGATGCGCGGCGGCATCGACGCCACGCGCCGCGCCGAACTGCTCGAACGATTCGCTCTCGACCCCGGCAAGCGCAGCCGAACGTACTCCAAGGGCAATCGGCAGAAGGTTGCACTGATCTCGGCCCTGGCATCGAATGTCGAGCTGTTGATTCTCGACGAACCCACATCAGGACTCGATCCGCTGATGGAACAGCACTTTGCCGACTGTGTGAAAGATGCTGCCCGACGCGGAGTCACGGTGCTGCTGTCGTCGCACATCCTGTCCGAGGTCGATGCGCTGTGCAGCTCGGTGACCATCGTCAAGGACGGTCGAACGGTGGATACCGGCACGCTGGCATCGATGCGGCATCTCACCCGAACGACGGTGACCGCCACCGTCGATCGAGTACCGGACGACCTCGCAACACTCGCCGGAGTCACTGCGGTCGATGTGGATTCATCGGGTCGTTCCGCAGGGCCTGGCAGAACTACCGTCACCTGCACAGTGGAGAACGAGGCCCTCGCTGCGGTGATGCACGTCCTGGCCGATGCGGGAGTGCAGAGCTTGGTCAGCTCCGCTCCGACTCTCGAGGAGCTGTTCATGAGGTACTACGCATGA
- a CDS encoding TetR/AcrR family transcriptional regulator, with protein sequence MRTATEDLTTRARIRDTAIDVFGAQGFTAGLRSIATAAGVSPGLVNHHFGSKEGLRTACDEHVLRVIRESKTASAGPAGMMEQLARIDEYVPLVAYIVRSFSAGGALARELFEHMVDDAVRYIDDGVRDGRFTPSRDPAARARFMTRQNVGGLLLYVQMAGPDVDFREALTALGDEVMLPALELYTDGLFTDSQALDAYLEAKK encoded by the coding sequence ATGCGTACAGCAACCGAGGATCTCACGACCAGGGCGAGGATCCGCGATACCGCGATCGACGTCTTCGGCGCACAGGGCTTCACCGCCGGGTTGCGGTCGATCGCCACGGCGGCAGGCGTCTCACCTGGGCTCGTCAACCACCATTTCGGATCCAAGGAGGGTCTGCGAACGGCCTGTGACGAGCACGTTCTGCGGGTGATCCGGGAATCTAAGACTGCGTCGGCCGGCCCCGCCGGGATGATGGAGCAGCTCGCTCGCATCGACGAGTACGTGCCGCTCGTCGCCTACATCGTGCGCAGCTTCTCGGCGGGCGGCGCACTGGCGCGAGAGTTGTTCGAGCACATGGTCGACGACGCCGTCCGCTACATCGACGACGGTGTCCGCGACGGCCGGTTCACGCCCAGCCGAGACCCCGCGGCACGCGCCCGATTCATGACCAGACAGAACGTGGGCGGCCTGCTGCTGTACGTGCAGATGGCCGGCCCCGACGTCGACTTCCGTGAGGCTCTGACCGCGCTCGGTGACGAGGTCATGCTCCCGGCTCTCGAGCTCTACACCGACGGACTGTTCACCGATTCACAAGCTTTGGACGCGTACCTGGAGGCCAAGAAATGA
- a CDS encoding M13 family metallopeptidase: MTSVVNSGIDLSYQDENTRAQDDLFVHVNGKWLEDYDIPADRAVDGAFRTLYDRAEVDVQTIIEESAAANPPVGSDAQKIGDLFSSFMDADRAEQLGVTPIADELTAIADAADLVTLAGVLGSLQRTGVGGGIGQYVDTDAKQSDRYLVHFSQSGIGLPDESYYRQDEYAEIRTSYIAHISKMFALSGIEYDAQTVFDLEQKIAAGHWDVVARRDAEKSYNLVRFDTLVKNEPGFNWAAWISGLGATTEQFAEIVVRQPSFLSTFVALWASEDIEAWKAWLAWRVVHSRAPFLTSAIVDENFAFYGTTLTGTEENRERWKRGVSLVQDVLGEAVGKLYVERHFPADSKARMQVLVENLTEAYRRNISELEWMSPETRRKALDKLDKFTPKIGYPDRWRDYSGVQISADDLLGNYRRGYTADHQRDLDKLGGPVDRDEWFMTPQTVNAYYNPGMNEIVFPAAILQPPFFDPEADDAANYGGIGAVIGHEIGHGFDDQGAKYDGDGNMVDWWTDSDRTEFGKRTTALIEQYNEFEPAALPGHKVNGEFTIGENIGDLGGLSIAVAAYEISLEGKEAPVLDGLTGLQRVFFGWSQVWRTKARDAEAIRRLAVDPHSPPEFRCNGVVRNLDSFHQAFDVQPGDALYLEPDERVKIW; encoded by the coding sequence ATGACTTCAGTAGTGAACTCGGGCATTGATCTCAGCTACCAGGACGAGAACACACGGGCGCAGGACGACCTCTTCGTGCATGTCAACGGCAAATGGCTGGAGGATTACGACATCCCGGCCGACCGTGCGGTCGACGGGGCCTTCCGAACGTTGTACGACCGCGCCGAGGTGGACGTGCAGACCATCATCGAGGAGTCCGCCGCCGCGAATCCCCCCGTGGGCAGCGACGCGCAGAAGATCGGCGACCTGTTCTCGAGCTTCATGGACGCCGATCGTGCCGAGCAGCTCGGCGTCACCCCCATCGCCGACGAGCTCACCGCCATCGCCGACGCGGCCGACCTGGTCACGCTCGCAGGCGTTCTCGGCTCACTGCAACGCACCGGCGTGGGCGGCGGTATCGGCCAGTACGTCGACACCGACGCCAAGCAGTCCGATCGCTACCTCGTGCATTTCAGCCAGTCCGGTATCGGTCTGCCCGACGAGTCGTACTACCGCCAGGACGAATACGCGGAGATTCGCACGAGCTACATCGCGCACATCTCGAAGATGTTCGCGCTCAGCGGTATCGAGTACGACGCACAGACGGTGTTCGACCTCGAGCAGAAAATCGCGGCAGGCCACTGGGATGTTGTCGCCAGGCGTGATGCCGAGAAGAGCTACAACCTCGTTCGATTCGATACCCTCGTCAAGAACGAGCCCGGATTCAATTGGGCTGCATGGATTTCCGGCCTCGGAGCCACGACCGAGCAGTTCGCCGAGATCGTCGTGCGGCAGCCGTCGTTCCTCAGCACCTTTGTTGCACTGTGGGCCTCCGAGGACATCGAAGCCTGGAAGGCGTGGCTCGCCTGGCGCGTCGTACATTCGCGCGCGCCCTTCCTGACGAGCGCGATCGTCGACGAGAACTTCGCGTTCTACGGAACGACGTTGACCGGCACCGAGGAGAACCGGGAGCGCTGGAAGCGTGGAGTCTCCCTGGTGCAGGACGTTCTCGGCGAGGCCGTCGGCAAGCTGTACGTCGAGCGCCACTTCCCCGCCGACTCCAAGGCGCGGATGCAGGTGCTGGTCGAGAACCTCACCGAGGCGTACCGCCGCAACATCTCCGAACTCGAATGGATGAGTCCGGAGACGCGTCGAAAGGCTCTGGACAAGCTGGACAAGTTCACCCCCAAGATCGGCTACCCCGATCGCTGGCGCGACTACTCGGGCGTGCAGATCAGCGCCGACGACCTACTCGGTAACTACCGCCGCGGCTACACCGCCGACCACCAGCGCGACCTCGACAAGCTCGGCGGTCCGGTCGACCGAGACGAGTGGTTCATGACGCCGCAGACCGTCAATGCCTACTACAACCCCGGCATGAACGAAATCGTCTTTCCCGCAGCCATTCTGCAACCACCGTTCTTCGACCCGGAGGCAGACGACGCGGCCAACTACGGCGGCATCGGCGCGGTGATCGGCCACGAGATCGGCCACGGATTCGACGACCAGGGTGCCAAGTACGACGGCGACGGCAACATGGTCGATTGGTGGACCGACAGCGACCGCACCGAGTTCGGCAAGCGCACGACGGCCCTGATCGAGCAGTACAACGAGTTCGAACCCGCGGCGCTGCCAGGGCACAAGGTCAACGGCGAATTCACCATCGGTGAGAACATCGGCGATCTGGGCGGCCTGTCCATCGCGGTCGCCGCCTACGAGATCTCGCTCGAGGGCAAGGAAGCGCCGGTGCTCGACGGCCTGACCGGGTTGCAGCGCGTGTTCTTCGGCTGGTCGCAGGTATGGCGCACCAAGGCACGAGACGCCGAGGCGATCCGTCGTCTCGCCGTCGATCCGCACTCGCCGCCGGAGTTCCGCTGCAACGGCGTCGTCCGCAATCTGGACAGTTTTCACCAAGCATTCGACGTACAGCCCGGAGATGCGTTGTACTTGGAGCCGGATGAGCGCGTCAAGATCTGGTAG
- a CDS encoding cytochrome P450 codes for MREFVRWLAAHGVIRFAARRAAAAGDPQAMLVADPATRANPTPVYEKLRGTAPLVKTRISNITVHHRVAFDLLRSDDFRVTRLGGTLPAPLQWIERHTRSGALHPILPPSLLSVEPPDHTRYRKLVSSVFTARAVAQMRDQVQETADALLDELSDGSPVVDIVDRYCARLPVAVIGRILGVPVEDNQRVLEFGEMAAPSLDIGLSWDQFKQVERGLIGFDAWLSQHIAELRRTPGDDLMSQLIAAKDEGVGLNDEELRATAGLVLAAGFETTVNLLGSGIRLLLDHPDQLAVLQQDPSHWPTAIDEMLRMESPVQLTARAAKHDVVVEGVPISEGSLVILVLAGANRDPLVFEDPNRFDVTRANAGKHLSFSGGRHYCLGAALAKAESEVGLKALFDRFPHLRSAGEGTRRNTRVLHGWATLPIDLGEPATTTAGR; via the coding sequence ATGAGGGAATTCGTACGATGGCTTGCAGCACACGGGGTCATTCGCTTCGCGGCCAGACGAGCAGCGGCAGCGGGTGACCCGCAAGCCATGCTGGTGGCCGATCCCGCGACGCGGGCGAATCCCACGCCGGTCTACGAAAAGCTGCGTGGCACGGCTCCGCTGGTGAAGACCCGCATCTCGAACATCACCGTGCACCATCGGGTGGCCTTCGACCTGCTGCGCTCCGACGATTTTCGAGTCACCCGGCTGGGCGGCACCTTGCCCGCACCGCTGCAGTGGATCGAACGACACACCAGATCCGGTGCCCTGCACCCGATTCTGCCGCCGTCTCTCCTCTCGGTCGAACCGCCCGATCACACCCGGTACCGCAAACTGGTGTCCTCGGTGTTCACCGCTCGGGCCGTCGCGCAGATGCGCGATCAGGTGCAGGAGACCGCCGACGCGTTGCTCGACGAGCTCTCCGACGGTTCTCCGGTGGTCGACATCGTCGATCGCTACTGCGCCCGCTTGCCGGTCGCGGTGATCGGGCGGATCCTCGGCGTTCCGGTGGAAGACAACCAGCGGGTTCTCGAGTTCGGTGAGATGGCCGCACCGAGTCTCGACATCGGCTTGTCCTGGGACCAGTTCAAGCAGGTCGAGCGTGGGCTGATCGGGTTCGACGCCTGGCTCTCCCAACACATCGCCGAGCTGCGCCGCACTCCCGGTGACGATCTGATGAGCCAGCTGATCGCCGCGAAGGACGAAGGCGTCGGCCTCAACGACGAAGAGCTCAGAGCCACCGCAGGATTGGTGCTGGCGGCAGGATTCGAGACGACCGTCAACCTGCTCGGCAGCGGAATCCGGTTGCTGCTCGATCACCCCGATCAGCTCGCTGTGCTGCAGCAGGATCCGTCGCATTGGCCCACTGCCATCGACGAGATGCTGCGGATGGAATCTCCTGTTCAGCTGACCGCACGGGCCGCCAAACACGACGTCGTGGTGGAGGGCGTGCCGATCAGCGAAGGATCACTGGTGATCCTCGTACTCGCCGGTGCCAACCGAGACCCGCTGGTGTTCGAGGATCCGAACAGATTCGACGTCACCCGCGCCAACGCAGGCAAGCACCTGTCGTTCTCGGGCGGACGCCACTACTGCCTGGGCGCAGCACTGGCCAAGGCCGAGTCGGAGGTTGGCCTGAAAGCGCTGTTCGACAGGTTCCCCCACCTGCGCTCTGCAGGCGAGGGAACCCGCCGCAACACCCGCGTCCTACACGGATGGGCCACCCTGCCGATCGATCTCGGTGAGCCGGCTACGACAACCGCAGGCCGGTAG
- a CDS encoding ABC transporter ATP-binding protein, whose translation MAAVHYAGVSHRYPGADSLAVDSLELDIADGEFIVLVGPSGCGKSTSLRMLAGLESVESGHIDIGGVDVTSLAPRARDVAMVFQNYALYPNMTVGDNMGFALRNAGMSKADTAARVLDAAKMLELEPLLGRKPGKLSGGQRQRVAMGRAIVRQPKVFCMDEPLSNLDAKLRVSTRAQIAGLQRRLGTTTVYVTHDQVEAMTMGDRVAVLLDGKLQQIAAPRELYDNPVNTFVAGFIGSPGMNLVDAPVHDGVAVLGELRIPVPSSARERVVVGIRPESWDLMGDGTGLQLTVELIEELGAESFVYASAPSLDGGWTTPSGRISVRVDRKLSIALAETVRLVPKLDELFFFDSATGLRLS comes from the coding sequence ATGGCCGCCGTTCACTACGCCGGTGTCTCGCACCGGTACCCGGGAGCCGATTCGCTCGCTGTGGACAGCCTGGAACTCGACATCGCGGACGGTGAATTCATCGTCCTGGTCGGGCCTTCGGGCTGTGGAAAGTCGACGAGTCTGCGCATGCTCGCCGGCCTCGAATCCGTCGAGAGCGGTCACATCGACATCGGCGGAGTGGACGTCACCTCGTTGGCACCGCGGGCCAGGGACGTCGCGATGGTGTTCCAGAACTACGCGCTCTACCCCAACATGACCGTCGGGGACAACATGGGCTTCGCGCTGCGTAACGCCGGAATGAGCAAGGCGGACACCGCAGCACGGGTGCTCGACGCGGCGAAGATGCTCGAGCTCGAGCCGCTGCTCGGTCGCAAACCCGGCAAGCTTTCCGGTGGTCAGCGTCAGCGTGTAGCGATGGGACGCGCCATCGTGCGTCAACCCAAGGTGTTCTGCATGGACGAGCCGCTGTCCAACCTCGACGCCAAGCTGCGAGTGTCGACCAGGGCTCAGATCGCCGGTCTACAGCGACGATTGGGCACCACCACGGTGTACGTCACCCACGATCAGGTCGAGGCCATGACGATGGGTGACCGGGTCGCGGTACTGCTCGATGGCAAATTACAGCAGATCGCTGCTCCGCGGGAGCTGTACGACAACCCCGTCAACACGTTCGTCGCGGGATTCATCGGGTCACCCGGCATGAACCTCGTCGACGCCCCTGTGCACGACGGCGTCGCCGTACTCGGCGAACTGCGCATCCCGGTCCCGTCGTCGGCACGTGAGCGCGTGGTGGTCGGAATTCGTCCGGAATCGTGGGATCTGATGGGCGACGGCACCGGTTTGCAGCTGACCGTCGAGCTGATCGAGGAACTGGGTGCGGAGTCGTTCGTGTACGCATCCGCACCCAGCCTCGACGGTGGGTGGACGACGCCGTCCGGGCGCATCTCGGTTCGGGTCGACCGCAAGCTGTCCATCGCACTGGCCGAAACCGTTCGACTGGTGCCCAAGCTCGACGAGTTGTTCTTCTTCGACTCCGCTACCGGCCTGCGGTTGTCGTAG
- a CDS encoding ABC transporter substrate-binding protein — MAHIINRRGFLTLTGAAAAAAALAACSGPGSGSSGGGGVEGDANTINFWSNHPGKSQEFEKELISRFQAQNPGLTVNLIDGGKNYEEVSQKFNAALSGDDVPDVVVLSDVWWFNYALTGAIEPLDKHFSAAGVDQSDYVDSLLADYNWNGSHWALPYARSTPLFYYNKAVWQQAGLPDRGPATWQEFDEWGPRIQAVVGDGKLAHGWGNAVDYLGWTFEGPIWTFGGSYSDQFELKFDDPNTIAAGKFLQDMIHTKKYAAVSNDIANDFAAGILASTIASTGDLSTIKAGAAFEFGTAFLPATEGTPGCPTGGAGLAVPAKISDERKVNALKFIDFVTNGANTAYFSQNTGYMPVRKSAQQDPSEIAFLEANPNAKTAVDQLARTRSQDAARVFVPGGDKIIGSGLEQIALQNADVATTFASISEQLQQIIDRQITPKLPK; from the coding sequence ATGGCACACATCATCAATCGGCGTGGCTTCCTCACGCTCACCGGTGCGGCTGCGGCCGCCGCAGCCCTCGCGGCGTGTAGCGGCCCCGGGTCGGGCTCGTCCGGCGGCGGCGGTGTCGAAGGCGATGCGAACACCATCAACTTCTGGTCGAACCACCCGGGCAAGTCCCAGGAATTCGAGAAGGAGCTGATCTCGCGGTTCCAGGCTCAGAACCCGGGCCTGACGGTGAATCTCATCGACGGCGGCAAGAACTACGAGGAGGTGTCGCAGAAGTTCAACGCGGCACTCTCGGGCGACGATGTGCCCGACGTCGTCGTGCTTTCGGATGTCTGGTGGTTCAACTACGCACTCACCGGTGCGATCGAGCCCCTCGACAAGCACTTCTCCGCAGCAGGCGTCGATCAGTCCGATTACGTGGATTCGCTTCTTGCCGATTACAACTGGAACGGTAGCCACTGGGCTCTGCCGTATGCGCGCTCGACGCCGCTGTTCTACTACAACAAGGCCGTCTGGCAGCAGGCCGGACTGCCCGATCGCGGACCGGCCACCTGGCAGGAATTCGACGAGTGGGGCCCGCGCATCCAGGCCGTCGTCGGAGACGGCAAGCTCGCCCACGGCTGGGGTAATGCCGTCGACTACCTCGGATGGACGTTCGAGGGACCGATCTGGACGTTCGGCGGGTCGTACTCCGATCAGTTCGAGCTGAAGTTCGACGACCCGAATACCATTGCGGCAGGGAAGTTCCTGCAGGACATGATCCACACCAAGAAGTACGCGGCGGTGTCCAACGACATCGCCAACGACTTCGCCGCGGGCATCCTCGCCTCCACGATCGCCTCCACCGGTGACCTCTCCACGATCAAGGCCGGTGCAGCCTTCGAGTTCGGCACCGCGTTCCTGCCGGCCACCGAGGGCACACCGGGCTGCCCCACCGGTGGTGCCGGCCTGGCCGTCCCCGCGAAGATCTCGGACGAGCGAAAGGTGAACGCACTCAAGTTCATCGACTTCGTCACCAACGGTGCCAACACCGCCTACTTCTCGCAGAACACCGGGTACATGCCGGTCCGCAAGTCGGCGCAGCAGGACCCGTCGGAGATTGCATTCCTCGAGGCCAACCCCAACGCGAAGACGGCCGTCGACCAGTTGGCGCGCACCCGCTCCCAGGACGCTGCCCGGGTGTTCGTACCCGGCGGCGACAAGATCATCGGTAGCGGACTCGAGCAGATCGCACTGCAGAACGCCGATGTGGCAACGACATTCGCGTCCATCTCGGAGCAGCTGCAGCAGATCATCGACCGCCAGATCACTCCGAAGCTGCCGAAGTAA